One region of Methanosphaera cuniculi genomic DNA includes:
- a CDS encoding 2-oxoacid:acceptor oxidoreductase subunit alpha has protein sequence MPEEKFIQGNEACALGALAAGCRFFAGYPITPSTEIAEIMSIELPKVGGHFVQMEDEISAAGAIVGAAWGGQKVVTATSGPGFSLMQENIGYAAMTETPIVIIDMQRGGPSTGQPTHTSQGDMMQARWGSHGDYETITLTPSSVQECFDFTIKAFNLAEIYRCPVFIMADEIVGHMREKIIIPDEIEIVPRQMPQKTEGTYLPYDAPENGTTPMPSFMQGYDIHVTGLTHDIRGYPSTDDPLVHTELVTRICDKVLENRNEIADIEYDFLDDAEIVIIAYGIPARSAITAAKQAREKGLKVGYIKLNVVWPFPIETIEKLVGNAKKIIVPELNLGEVVLEVDRVLGKNAKVELLPKIGGGLHTPSEILEKIMEDE, from the coding sequence ATGCCAGAAGAAAAATTCATACAAGGAAACGAAGCATGTGCACTAGGAGCACTAGCAGCAGGATGCAGATTCTTCGCAGGATACCCAATAACCCCATCAACAGAAATTGCAGAAATAATGTCAATAGAACTTCCAAAAGTAGGCGGACACTTTGTACAAATGGAAGATGAAATATCAGCAGCAGGAGCAATAGTAGGTGCAGCATGGGGAGGACAAAAAGTAGTAACAGCAACCTCAGGACCTGGATTTTCACTCATGCAAGAAAACATAGGCTACGCAGCAATGACAGAAACACCTATTGTAATTATTGACATGCAAAGAGGAGGACCATCCACAGGACAACCAACACACACATCACAAGGAGATATGATGCAAGCACGTTGGGGATCACATGGTGATTATGAAACAATAACACTTACACCATCATCAGTACAAGAATGTTTTGATTTTACAATAAAAGCATTTAATCTAGCTGAAATATACAGATGTCCTGTATTTATAATGGCAGATGAAATTGTAGGACATATGAGAGAAAAAATCATAATACCTGATGAAATAGAAATAGTACCACGACAAATGCCACAAAAAACCGAAGGAACATATCTCCCATATGATGCACCAGAAAATGGAACAACACCAATGCCATCATTTATGCAAGGATATGACATACATGTAACAGGACTTACACATGATATTCGTGGATACCCAAGTACAGATGATCCACTAGTACACACAGAACTTGTAACTAGAATATGTGATAAAGTACTAGAAAATCGTAATGAAATTGCAGATATTGAATATGATTTCCTAGATGATGCTGAAATTGTTATAATAGCATATGGAATACCAGCAAGATCAGCAATAACAGCAGCAAAACAAGCACGAGAAAAAGGACTTAAAGTAGGATATATTAAACTTAACGTAGTATGGCCTTTCCCTATTGAAACTATAGAAAAACTCGTAGGTAATGCTAAGAAAATCATAGTACCAGAGTTAAACCTTGGAGAAGTAGTACTAGAAGTAGACCGTGTACTTGGTAAAAATGCAAAAGTAGAACTACTACCAAAAATAGGTGGAGGATTGCACACCCCATCTGAAATACTTGAAAAAATAATGGAGGATGAATAA
- a CDS encoding 4Fe-4S dicluster domain-containing protein: MIYLDDELCKGCYICIDICPMHVYSKSDKYNLRGVCIPLYDTEKCIKCRLCTLMCPDQVITIEDD, from the coding sequence ATGATATACTTAGATGACGAACTATGTAAAGGATGCTATATCTGTATTGACATATGTCCTATGCATGTATATTCAAAATCAGACAAATACAACCTCAGAGGAGTATGTATTCCTCTATATGATACTGAAAAATGCATAAAATGCAGACTATGCACACTAATGTGTCCAGACCAAGTAATAACAATAGAGGATGATTAA
- a CDS encoding dihydroneopterin aldolase family protein produces the protein MSMDDYFTNLNDRERAIFEGAVSMGALYHQFVGTPVNMDTKKSLEDAIKSSIKLQPAVVDVCVNLDEKLIADATKRSSYTSVTGDMFNVEITTKINDTSIITCIKYIEDLDYPLMFVKE, from the coding sequence ATGTCTATGGATGATTATTTTACAAATCTTAATGATCGTGAACGTGCAATATTTGAAGGAGCTGTAAGTATGGGAGCTTTATATCACCAGTTTGTAGGAACACCTGTTAATATGGATACAAAAAAATCCCTTGAAGATGCTATTAAAAGCAGTATCAAACTTCAACCTGCTGTTGTAGATGTATGTGTTAATTTGGATGAAAAACTAATAGCTGATGCTACTAAAAGATCTTCATACACATCTGTTACAGGAGACATGTTTAATGTTGAAATTACAACCAAGATAAATGATACAAGTATTATAACATGTATTAAATATATTGAAGATCTTGATTATCCATTAATGTTTGTAAAAGAATAA
- a CDS encoding DUF515 domain-containing protein, with translation MKSDKIKNKIQKSLNELRKYLETDDNNKPSLHKKHNFNTFKKDTNDEKEELITGIVVVAVILIILFSTCYYFLVFSPQMQQLQEHKTEKTNQLNSIFKDDLANEATRQALQSRIDSASNIEEVEQIDVESAAYPVIKNKLLTEIEEMKDKYKRVDVVINNASTIMSLDNATKFIETAPIDELANTEIRKVDTVIVPVTINRKQAASGLISENDIVDIYTTQSMMKTETNENTTTNDTNTTEDNTTTVDENNNTTTKIAGGSQVISILRSKDAGEIDSNYEVNKNNTNNTTKSEDINVNIEEVLKSKSAGVYDEKEYNLLLEKYGMRLANYERTSNIGDLECQYIIMLEVPRDSVDMILSNMDNIILTIPTYNAPDWVKIKQ, from the coding sequence ATGAAATCTGATAAAATAAAAAATAAAATACAAAAATCACTAAATGAACTAAGAAAATATCTAGAAACTGATGATAATAACAAACCATCACTACATAAAAAACATAATTTCAATACATTTAAAAAAGATACTAATGATGAAAAAGAAGAACTTATAACAGGAATTGTAGTTGTAGCAGTAATACTTATCATACTATTTTCAACATGCTACTATTTTTTAGTATTTTCACCCCAAATGCAACAATTACAAGAACATAAAACTGAAAAAACAAATCAACTAAATTCAATATTTAAAGATGACCTTGCAAATGAAGCAACACGCCAAGCACTACAATCAAGAATAGATTCAGCCTCAAATATTGAGGAAGTTGAACAAATAGATGTCGAATCAGCAGCATATCCTGTGATTAAAAACAAGTTATTAACAGAAATTGAGGAAATGAAAGATAAATATAAACGAGTAGATGTAGTCATAAATAATGCATCAACAATAATGAGCTTAGATAATGCAACTAAATTTATTGAAACAGCACCAATTGATGAACTTGCAAATACTGAAATTAGAAAGGTAGATACAGTAATTGTACCTGTTACAATTAATAGAAAACAAGCAGCAAGTGGGCTAATATCTGAAAATGACATAGTAGATATCTACACAACACAAAGTATGATGAAAACAGAGACTAATGAAAATACAACAACAAATGATACAAATACAACAGAAGATAATACAACAACAGTAGATGAAAACAACAATACTACAACAAAAATAGCAGGAGGATCACAGGTAATATCAATTCTAAGATCCAAAGATGCAGGAGAAATAGATTCAAATTATGAAGTTAACAAAAATAATACAAATAATACAACAAAATCAGAAGATATAAATGTTAACATAGAAGAAGTTCTTAAAAGTAAATCTGCTGGAGTATATGATGAAAAAGAGTATAATTTACTACTTGAAAAGTATGGGATGAGACTTGCAAATTATGAACGAACATCAAATATTGGAGATCTTGAATGTCAATATATAATAATGCTTGAAGTACCAAGAGATAGTGTTGATATGATTTTATCAAATATGGATAATATTATACTTACAATACCAACATATAATGCTCCTGACTGGGTTAAAATAAAACAATGA
- the pssA gene encoding CDP-diacylglycerol--serine O-phosphatidyltransferase, translated as METNILKMITIADIASIANAICGLLAIFLILNGNNIASAQLLLLAVVFDCIDGTLARKFNTHSIGSFGETIDSLADMISFGVAPAIILYMISNSYWIIIPSIIIVVCGLLRLTRYNTIIEYQDEPTKTFLGLPIPVTSTLLAALILAGITNIYIPIILLMIVSILMVSEVKYPKVKNKKIITIAAIVIILCIIPHINGILYLVPSYLLIIGVLIYIFAILFGNFESTQLNEKRQPTTRQKRPSLYKDE; from the coding sequence ATGGAAACTAATATATTAAAAATGATAACCATAGCAGATATTGCATCCATAGCAAATGCTATATGTGGACTACTTGCAATATTTTTAATACTAAATGGTAACAATATAGCTTCCGCACAACTACTACTACTTGCCGTAGTATTTGACTGTATTGATGGAACATTAGCTCGTAAATTTAATACACACTCCATTGGATCATTTGGTGAAACAATAGATTCACTAGCAGATATGATATCATTTGGTGTAGCACCAGCAATAATATTATATATGATATCAAATTCATACTGGATAATAATACCATCAATCATCATAGTAGTTTGTGGACTATTAAGACTAACACGATATAATACAATAATAGAATATCAAGATGAACCAACAAAAACATTCCTAGGTCTACCAATACCAGTAACATCAACACTACTAGCAGCACTAATACTTGCAGGAATAACAAACATCTACATACCAATAATACTCTTAATGATAGTATCAATACTAATGGTATCAGAAGTAAAATATCCAAAAGTAAAAAACAAAAAAATAATAACAATTGCAGCAATAGTCATAATATTATGTATCATACCACATATAAATGGAATATTATACCTAGTACCTTCATATTTACTAATAATAGGAGTACTTATATACATCTTTGCAATACTTTTTGGAAACTTTGAATCAACACAACTAAATGAAAAAAGACAACCAACAACAAGACAAAAAAGACCATCATTATACAAAGATGAATAA
- the rnhB gene encoding ribonuclease HII has product MIIEDKSTVLGIDEAGRGSVIGPLVMGCVIMPRDKLRFLKRIGVNDSKKLTNNKRKIVSRKIKKIAQFDTRIITAQQIDQQRLNGTNLNQIETNAMFDLIKTHKPDLCCIDCIDVNETRFHDLIQQIDPNMQVITEHKADETYDIVSAASIIAKTTRDREVEIIRQEYGRLGSGYPSDQTTINYLKTIENGEYPDFVRKTWTTIENIENEKNQ; this is encoded by the coding sequence ATGATAATAGAAGATAAATCAACAGTACTAGGAATAGATGAAGCAGGACGAGGATCTGTAATAGGACCACTAGTAATGGGATGTGTCATAATGCCCCGAGATAAACTAAGATTTCTAAAAAGAATAGGAGTAAATGACTCAAAAAAACTCACAAACAACAAAAGAAAAATAGTCTCCAGGAAAATAAAAAAAATAGCACAATTTGATACAAGAATAATAACAGCACAACAAATAGACCAACAAAGACTAAATGGAACAAACTTAAATCAAATAGAAACCAATGCAATGTTTGATCTAATAAAAACACACAAACCAGACTTATGCTGTATAGATTGTATTGATGTAAATGAAACAAGATTCCATGACTTAATCCAACAAATAGATCCAAACATGCAAGTAATAACAGAACATAAAGCTGATGAAACATATGATATAGTATCAGCAGCATCAATCATTGCAAAAACCACTCGTGATCGAGAAGTTGAAATAATAAGACAAGAATATGGACGATTAGGTTCAGGATATCCAAGTGATCAAACCACAATAAACTACCTAAAAACAATAGAAAATGGGGAATATCCTGATTTTGTACGAAAAACATGGACTACAATTGAAAACATTGAAAATGAAAAAAATCAATAA
- a CDS encoding MotA/TolQ/ExbB proton channel family protein translates to MDIVTLFTSTINDFISMFQSGGIIVYILTVIGLYGLFVSIEKILYLRKASVIDLSELMIIVNDSMAHGGTLEAIRAIGKYKTPISRIISEALKIGYRGKTEVEDNMEQVFIVEMSKMMKGLSTIQTIIEIAPLIGLIGTVLGMWYTFKELGINGDMTLMANGIYISIITTIFGLAIAIILIPLYSYIKTRIEAQLDSIEIAKKMSNWSRAEIKIWVEKDEDVVIQALQDSPGIIQVRQIDDGRANLQLNIKPNMLEKGIKTIIRENSDTSNRIVESKLKQ, encoded by the coding sequence ATGGATATAGTAACACTATTTACTTCTACAATAAATGATTTCATAAGCATGTTTCAAAGTGGTGGAATCATCGTATATATCCTTACAGTAATAGGATTATATGGACTATTTGTTTCAATAGAAAAAATATTATATCTACGAAAAGCCTCAGTAATAGACCTATCAGAACTCATGATAATAGTAAATGATTCAATGGCACATGGAGGAACACTAGAAGCAATACGTGCAATAGGAAAATATAAAACACCAATCTCACGTATTATATCAGAAGCACTAAAAATAGGATATCGAGGAAAAACCGAAGTAGAAGATAATATGGAACAAGTGTTTATTGTAGAAATGAGTAAGATGATGAAAGGATTATCTACAATACAAACAATAATCGAAATTGCTCCACTAATCGGACTTATTGGAACAGTTCTTGGAATGTGGTATACATTTAAGGAATTAGGAATAAATGGAGATATGACCCTAATGGCAAATGGGATATACATTTCAATTATTACAACAATCTTTGGACTTGCAATAGCAATTATACTAATACCACTTTATAGTTATATCAAAACAAGAATAGAAGCACAACTTGATAGCATAGAAATAGCAAAGAAAATGTCAAACTGGAGTCGTGCTGAAATAAAAATCTGGGTAGAAAAAGATGAAGATGTAGTAATACAAGCACTACAAGATTCACCTGGAATAATACAAGTACGTCAAATTGATGATGGACGAGCAAACTTACAATTAAACATAAAACCAAACATGCTTGAAAAAGGAATAAAAACAATAATACGTGAAAATTCAGATACATCAAACCGAATTGTAGAATCAAAACTAAAACAATAA
- a CDS encoding ExbD/TolR family protein has product MSIDTKRFKDRVEQQTPKINLVPLLDVIFTIMIFLLVMLSQTSLDVPDNYTQDQVSAKPTAASGTSDYYLLPLNGLHKVTVNGVDYSQDIRGGAIAVHTRVMDEGKIEMDASTGTIIIQSPPELQDIAVKPPNT; this is encoded by the coding sequence ATGAGTATTGACACTAAAAGATTTAAAGATCGAGTGGAACAACAAACTCCAAAAATAAATCTTGTACCTCTTCTTGATGTAATATTCACAATAATGATATTTCTACTAGTAATGCTAAGTCAAACATCACTAGATGTACCAGATAACTACACGCAAGATCAAGTATCAGCCAAGCCAACAGCTGCAAGTGGAACATCTGACTACTACCTATTACCACTAAATGGACTACATAAAGTAACAGTAAATGGAGTAGACTATTCACAAGATATACGAGGAGGAGCAATAGCAGTCCATACTAGGGTAATGGATGAAGGAAAAATTGAGATGGATGCATCAACAGGAACAATAATAATACAATCGCCACCAGAGCTACAAGATATAGCAGTAAAACCACCAAATACATGA
- a CDS encoding IMP cyclohydrolase, which produces MAEEYLGRIVSVGSNDDGVYASYRVSSRSFPNRKSILNEDKIAIVPTEGSEEDIYKNIYISYNCIDIINDVCVVTNGSHTDIIAGKIREGMNMRDALALSLLAMDYEKDDYNTPRIAGVMRADGVGYIGIITVNGMEVKKVNPGEAFYISVYEHDTPREVEYDVSNAVDATNYIFDQGVFKEFTHPVTSCAAFAQDGMWTVAYKNTKE; this is translated from the coding sequence ATGGCAGAAGAATATTTAGGACGAATTGTATCAGTAGGAAGTAATGATGATGGAGTATATGCATCATATCGTGTATCAAGCAGATCATTTCCAAATCGTAAATCAATATTAAATGAAGATAAAATAGCAATTGTACCAACAGAAGGATCAGAAGAAGATATATACAAAAACATATACATAAGCTACAACTGTATTGACATAATAAATGATGTATGTGTAGTAACAAATGGATCACATACAGATATCATAGCTGGAAAAATACGTGAAGGAATGAACATGCGTGATGCATTAGCATTATCACTCCTTGCAATGGACTATGAAAAAGATGATTACAATACTCCAAGAATTGCAGGTGTAATGAGAGCAGATGGAGTAGGATATATTGGAATTATCACAGTAAATGGAATGGAAGTTAAAAAAGTAAATCCTGGAGAAGCATTTTACATATCAGTATATGAGCATGATACACCACGTGAAGTAGAATATGATGTAAGTAATGCTGTAGATGCAACTAATTACATATTTGATCAAGGAGTATTTAAAGAATTTACACATCCTGTAACCTCATGTGCAGCATTTGCACAAGATGGAATGTGGACAGTTGCATATAAAAATACTAAAGAATAA
- a CDS encoding DUF1002 domain-containing protein, producing MWGKIAGILIIIFILFGLFVPINTTDITGTNTSTQNAQVAITYGETTNNNQNYKDMVDQYFMDHSDVNLDDAKTTIITANEVNQISQGISNRTYNENQILSCALVDLSTNNDLKVDVDKSKITLVTENMYKSALNSSGITQGYVVVTSPTTATGESALAGVMQSYEKATGKQIPDSLKDAANKEIYTESQVVNDSNATADQVADVVSQAKQQAEEQNTTDKTVINNIITNITQNNNININNNSINELADSVATSQSLKDEATNYQSQISDYVNTNDAQTLFEQIYNYITSLFNFNTDNSNSDSGSESNLTNNITENSTT from the coding sequence ATGTGGGGCAAAATAGCAGGAATACTAATAATAATATTCATACTATTCGGACTATTTGTACCAATAAATACAACAGACATAACAGGCACAAATACATCCACACAAAATGCACAAGTTGCAATAACATATGGAGAAACAACAAATAACAACCAAAACTATAAAGACATGGTAGATCAATACTTCATGGATCATTCAGATGTAAACTTAGATGATGCAAAAACCACAATAATAACAGCAAATGAAGTAAATCAAATATCACAGGGAATATCTAATCGAACATACAACGAAAATCAAATACTCTCATGTGCATTAGTAGATCTATCAACAAATAATGATCTAAAAGTAGATGTTGATAAATCCAAAATAACACTTGTAACAGAAAATATGTATAAATCAGCACTAAACTCATCAGGAATAACTCAAGGATATGTGGTTGTAACATCACCAACAACAGCAACAGGAGAATCAGCACTAGCAGGAGTAATGCAATCATATGAAAAAGCAACAGGAAAACAAATACCAGACTCACTAAAAGATGCAGCAAACAAGGAAATCTACACAGAAAGTCAAGTAGTAAATGATTCAAATGCAACAGCAGATCAAGTAGCAGATGTAGTATCACAAGCAAAACAACAAGCAGAAGAACAAAATACAACAGATAAAACCGTAATAAACAATATTATCACAAACATAACACAAAATAACAATATAAACATAAATAACAACAGTATAAATGAATTAGCAGACAGTGTTGCAACAAGCCAATCACTAAAAGATGAAGCAACAAACTATCAATCACAAATATCAGATTATGTAAATACAAATGATGCACAAACACTCTTTGAACAAATATATAACTATATAACATCACTATTTAACTTCAATACAGATAATAGTAATAGTGATAGTGGTAGTGAAAGTAATTTAACAAATAATATAACAGAAAATTCTACAACATAA
- the twy1 gene encoding 4-demethylwyosine synthase TYW1 — MLISQQKQKDLEKKGYRFAGKNVHAGNKICHWTRKSIVDEGTCYKEQFYGIKSHRCLQMSPSIPYCQHKCLFCWRDTEITKVSWDTDDYDDPKTIIEDCIENQKKLLCGFFGNEKANPQKLKECVKPNNAALSLAGEPLLYPEINQLIDEFHKQDFTTFLVTNGESPEDLKKLEENEPTQLYVSLDAPNNEIYQKVCKPQIENGWEKLNETIQLLSTYDTRKVLRITSVKDLNMTNPEEYAKIIDKADVDYVEIKAYMYVGDSRERLKWENMPKTVDIQNFATEVAKNCGMEIIDEVEKSRVLLLGDKKPKKYNN; from the coding sequence ATGTTAATTTCACAACAAAAACAAAAAGATTTAGAAAAAAAAGGTTACAGATTTGCAGGAAAAAATGTTCATGCTGGAAATAAGATATGTCACTGGACACGTAAAAGTATAGTAGATGAAGGAACATGCTATAAAGAACAATTCTATGGAATAAAAAGTCATAGATGTCTACAAATGTCACCATCAATACCATACTGTCAACATAAATGTCTATTTTGTTGGAGAGATACAGAAATAACAAAAGTATCATGGGATACAGATGATTATGATGATCCAAAAACAATAATTGAAGATTGTATAGAAAATCAGAAAAAATTACTTTGTGGATTTTTTGGAAATGAAAAAGCAAACCCACAAAAACTCAAAGAATGCGTAAAACCCAACAATGCAGCATTAAGTCTAGCAGGAGAACCACTACTATATCCTGAAATAAATCAACTAATAGATGAATTTCATAAACAAGACTTCACAACATTTCTTGTAACAAATGGAGAAAGTCCAGAAGATCTAAAAAAACTCGAAGAAAACGAACCAACACAACTTTATGTTTCACTTGATGCACCAAATAATGAAATATACCAAAAGGTATGTAAACCACAAATAGAAAATGGATGGGAAAAACTAAATGAAACTATCCAATTACTCTCAACATATGATACTCGAAAAGTACTAAGAATTACATCAGTAAAAGACTTAAATATGACAAATCCCGAAGAATATGCTAAAATAATAGATAAAGCTGATGTAGACTATGTGGAAATAAAAGCATACATGTATGTTGGAGATTCACGTGAAAGACTCAAATGGGAAAATATGCCAAAAACTGTTGATATTCAAAATTTTGCTACAGAAGTTGCCAAAAACTGTGGAATGGAAATAATTGATGAAGTAGAAAAAAGTCGAGTACTACTTCTTGGAGATAAAAAACCAAAAAAATATAATAATTAA
- the tpiA gene encoding triose-phosphate isomerase gives MADSPKIIINFKTYSESSGEKAKQLAIHAEEVHDLSGVDIAIAPQAVDLKAIRDVVNIPVYAQHIDPISPGNSTGLYLPEALMEAGINGTLINHSEKPLKLAAIDEIIEITKKYDLTSILCSNNIRTSAACAALNPDFIAIEPPALIASGYAVSQCEPEIVSNTIAAVHEINDSIPVLCGAGITNGDDVKAALDLGAEGVLLASGVVKAEDSKAVLEDLVSKI, from the coding sequence ATGGCAGACTCACCAAAAATCATAATTAACTTTAAAACATACTCAGAATCATCCGGAGAAAAAGCAAAACAATTAGCAATTCATGCAGAAGAAGTACATGACCTTTCAGGTGTAGATATAGCTATTGCACCACAAGCAGTAGATTTAAAAGCAATACGTGATGTAGTTAATATACCAGTTTATGCACAACACATTGACCCAATTTCACCAGGAAACAGTACAGGATTATACTTACCTGAAGCATTAATGGAAGCAGGAATTAATGGAACATTAATTAATCACTCAGAAAAACCATTAAAATTAGCAGCAATTGATGAAATTATAGAAATTACAAAAAAATATGATCTAACAAGTATTCTTTGTTCAAATAATATTAGAACAAGTGCAGCATGTGCAGCATTAAATCCTGATTTTATTGCAATTGAACCACCAGCACTTATTGCATCAGGATATGCAGTATCTCAATGTGAACCTGAAATTGTATCAAACACAATTGCAGCAGTACATGAAATTAATGATAGCATCCCTGTATTATGTGGAGCTGGAATTACAAATGGTGATGATGTAAAAGCAGCATTAGATCTTGGTGCAGAAGGTGTACTTTTAGCATCTGGTGTAGTTAAAGCAGAAGATTCAAAAGCAGTACTTGAAGATCTTGTAAGTAAAATTTAA
- a CDS encoding phosphoglycerate kinase yields the protein MEYEFKTMDDVELEGKTVIVRVDVNSPVDPQSGELLDDTRMQLHSQTIIELSDRGARVVILAHQSRPGKSDFTSLKEHAAVLSNITGKEITFVDSIFSKYAQDVIKNMVNGEVVLLENVRFYSEEMPKLTEDEQVNSHMVKTLAPLADYFINDAFATAHRSQTSIIGFSKALPSLAGRVMELELNTLYQILDHAQQPRVYVLGGIKADDSINVMANALKNNSADYILTTGLVANIFLEAKGVDIKEYNRNFIKERGYEDYIDIAKDLLKDYEEKIILPEDLAILENDTRVEYDIDEIPNLPIYDIGSKTISTYVEKILIAKTLFANGPAGVFEKEGFSMGTESLLNTIAESKGFSIIGGGHLAAVASNMDLDDEITHISSGGGASINLISGKELPAVKALDSSARNNGNF from the coding sequence ATGGAATATGAATTTAAAACTATGGATGATGTAGAACTCGAAGGAAAAACAGTAATTGTAAGAGTTGATGTTAACTCACCTGTAGATCCACAGTCAGGAGAACTACTTGATGATACAAGAATGCAACTTCATTCACAAACAATTATAGAATTATCAGATCGTGGAGCACGTGTTGTAATACTAGCACACCAAAGTAGACCTGGAAAATCAGATTTTACCTCTCTAAAAGAACATGCAGCAGTACTTTCAAACATAACAGGAAAAGAAATAACCTTTGTTGATTCTATTTTTTCAAAGTATGCACAAGATGTAATTAAAAATATGGTAAATGGAGAAGTTGTACTTCTTGAAAATGTAAGATTTTATTCAGAAGAAATGCCAAAACTAACAGAGGATGAACAAGTAAATTCCCACATGGTAAAAACACTCGCACCACTAGCTGATTACTTTATAAATGATGCATTTGCAACAGCACATAGATCACAAACATCCATAATTGGATTTTCAAAAGCATTACCATCACTTGCAGGACGTGTAATGGAACTTGAATTAAATACATTATATCAAATACTTGATCATGCACAACAACCACGTGTATATGTTCTTGGTGGAATAAAAGCAGATGATTCAATAAATGTAATGGCAAATGCACTTAAAAACAACAGTGCTGATTATATACTTACAACAGGACTTGTAGCAAACATATTCTTAGAAGCAAAAGGTGTAGATATTAAAGAATATAATCGTAATTTTATAAAAGAACGTGGATATGAAGATTATATTGATATTGCAAAAGATTTACTTAAAGATTATGAAGAAAAAATTATACTACCTGAAGATTTAGCAATTCTTGAAAATGATACACGTGTTGAATATGATATTGATGAAATACCAAATCTTCCAATTTATGATATAGGAAGTAAAACAATTTCAACATATGTTGAAAAAATATTAATAGCAAAAACATTATTTGCAAATGGACCTGCAGGAGTATTTGAAAAAGAAGGCTTTAGTATGGGAACAGAGTCACTTCTTAACACTATTGCTGAATCTAAGGGATTTTCAATCATTGGAGGAGGACATCTTGCTGCTGTAGCTAGTAATATGGATTTAGACGATGAAATAACACATATTAGTAGTGGTGGAGGAGCAAGTATAAATCTAATTTCTGGTAAGGAATTACCGGCTGTAAAAGCATTAGATTCATCTGCACGTAATAATGGAAATTTCTAA
- a CDS encoding DNA-directed RNA polymerase subunit H, whose amino-acid sequence MKVDILKHNLVPEHTILTPEEADAVLEELDVRIDQIPKILPTDPVVKAIDAKLGDVLKITRKSMTAGVFTSYRVVRE is encoded by the coding sequence TTGAAAGTAGATATTTTAAAGCATAACTTAGTACCTGAACATACCATCTTAACTCCTGAAGAAGCTGATGCAGTGCTAGAAGAGTTAGATGTTCGTATTGATCAAATTCCAAAGATTTTACCAACAGATCCAGTTGTAAAAGCTATTGATGCTAAACTTGGGGATGTTCTTAAGATTACAAGAAAAAGTATGACCGCAGGGGTTTTTACTTCTTACCGTGTTGTTAGAGAATAG